One stretch of Rosistilla oblonga DNA includes these proteins:
- a CDS encoding Rho termination factor N-terminal domain-containing protein: MPQWSDKDQRQYEHIKESQLDSGRSEERAEEVAARTVNKQRREEGRTPNKTTQGTGNPHTPLEDRTVDELRNIASNLNISGRSKMRKHELIDAIRSRRA, translated from the coding sequence ATGCCACAGTGGAGCGACAAAGACCAGCGGCAGTACGAACACATCAAAGAGAGCCAGCTGGATAGCGGAAGGTCGGAAGAGCGAGCCGAGGAGGTTGCCGCCCGGACTGTTAATAAACAGCGGCGCGAGGAAGGTCGCACTCCCAACAAGACGACGCAGGGAACCGGAAATCCCCACACTCCGTTGGAAGACCGGACTGTCGATGAACTGCGGAACATTGCGTCGAATCTAAATATCAGCGGCCGCAGCAAGATGCGGAAACATGAACTGATCGACGCGATTCGCAGTCGCCGCGCCTAG
- a CDS encoding superoxide dismutase family protein: protein MKMRIYSCAALVALAVVGCEEPGDYTTPNAASPTSTDALPVAPITVAPVAVDPATNVPAASDPKTGDQAARVDESTSAVAICELVPVGDSKVRGAVRFAQEGDVVKVRGEVTGLTPGKHGFHVHEKGDLSDKETGKSTGGHFNPTDQPHGKMTDEKRHVGDLGNIEANEEGIAMIKIDDSVISLKGEHSIVGRAIVIHAEADQFTQPTGDAGARVAFGKIENASAE from the coding sequence ATGAAGATGCGAATCTATTCTTGCGCGGCACTGGTGGCACTCGCTGTCGTGGGCTGTGAGGAACCGGGCGACTACACAACGCCCAACGCGGCGAGCCCGACGTCGACCGACGCGTTGCCCGTCGCCCCAATAACCGTCGCCCCGGTCGCGGTCGACCCGGCGACCAATGTTCCGGCGGCTAGCGATCCGAAGACTGGCGATCAGGCAGCACGTGTCGATGAGTCGACGTCAGCTGTTGCGATCTGCGAATTGGTACCGGTCGGCGACAGCAAAGTCCGCGGTGCGGTGCGATTTGCTCAGGAGGGTGATGTCGTTAAAGTCCGTGGCGAGGTGACCGGGTTAACTCCTGGAAAGCACGGCTTCCACGTTCATGAGAAGGGAGACCTCTCGGACAAGGAGACCGGCAAATCGACTGGCGGTCACTTCAATCCGACCGATCAGCCGCACGGAAAGATGACTGATGAAAAACGCCACGTCGGCGATCTCGGCAACATCGAAGCGAATGAAGAGGGGATCGCTATGATCAAAATCGACGATTCGGTGATCTCGTTGAAAGGCGAACATTCGATCGTCGGACGTGCGATCGTGATCCACGCCGAAGCCGACCAGTTCACGCAGCCGACGGGCGACGCGGGGGCTCGCGTTGCGTTCGGTAAGATCGAAAACGCTTCAGCTGAATAA
- a CDS encoding AI-2E family transporter, with product MNEQPTDRTNSEPPANWKGLFSVRVCAIMLVLYALYYARSLVIPVVTAIVLYLTLRPIIRHGQRIGIPSTVSAVGIIAGIALTLGLGTYLVIEPAKATIAEAPQHLSVVKEKLSFITDRLKEVDKATEELADAEEETAGKPKEEQPVPVEIKQPTWTSGWSYLSGTGNLVSFLTICIAMLYFLLANGDNLLRSIMHSLPNFTARRKLVEVIQKVQEGLGSYLAKISTINACLGMSVGIAMWVLGMPSPVLWGAMAFAFNFIPILGAITGGAIIFVVALVSFEATYYAFFVAATFLTLTSLEGQFITPAILGRSMSMSPVLVFLSIVVWGWMWGVMGVFLSVPMLIAARMACEGYEGLGPLAMILGAEVPESKSASASGRGGSDSTADNPPAPQTYLNIVQPSVAGSENQ from the coding sequence GTGAACGAACAACCAACAGATCGAACGAATTCTGAACCGCCAGCGAACTGGAAGGGGCTGTTTTCGGTTCGCGTTTGCGCGATCATGTTGGTCTTGTACGCTCTGTATTACGCGCGGTCGCTGGTCATCCCCGTGGTGACGGCGATCGTTTTGTACCTGACACTGCGGCCGATCATTCGTCACGGGCAGCGGATCGGAATCCCTTCGACAGTCAGCGCCGTCGGGATCATCGCGGGGATCGCTCTGACGCTGGGGCTGGGAACCTACCTGGTTATCGAGCCAGCAAAGGCGACGATTGCCGAAGCCCCGCAGCATCTTAGCGTCGTCAAAGAGAAGCTCTCCTTTATCACCGACCGACTGAAAGAGGTCGACAAAGCGACCGAAGAGCTTGCCGACGCGGAGGAGGAAACGGCTGGCAAACCGAAGGAAGAACAACCGGTGCCGGTCGAGATCAAGCAGCCGACGTGGACCAGCGGTTGGTCCTACCTCAGCGGCACCGGCAACCTCGTCTCGTTCCTGACGATCTGCATCGCGATGCTCTACTTCCTGCTGGCCAACGGCGATAACCTGTTGCGCAGCATCATGCATTCGCTGCCCAACTTCACCGCCAGGCGGAAGCTTGTCGAAGTGATCCAGAAGGTGCAGGAGGGGCTGGGCAGTTACCTCGCCAAGATCTCCACGATCAATGCCTGTCTGGGAATGAGCGTCGGGATCGCGATGTGGGTGCTTGGCATGCCGTCGCCGGTGCTCTGGGGTGCGATGGCGTTTGCCTTCAATTTCATCCCGATCCTCGGCGCGATCACCGGCGGCGCGATCATCTTCGTAGTCGCGTTGGTCAGCTTCGAAGCGACCTATTATGCATTTTTTGTAGCTGCGACGTTTCTGACGCTCACCTCGTTGGAAGGCCAGTTCATCACTCCGGCGATACTCGGGCGATCGATGAGCATGAGTCCGGTGCTGGTCTTTCTGTCGATCGTCGTATGGGGCTGGATGTGGGGCGTGATGGGCGTATTTTTGAGCGTGCCGATGTTGATCGCAGCTCGCATGGCCTGCGAAGGTTACGAGGGACTGGGGCCGTTGGCGATGATCCTTGGTGCCGAGGTGCCCGAATCGAAGTCGGCCTCTGCAAGCGGACGCGGCGGGTCGGATTCGACCGCCGACAATCCACCCGCCCCACAAACCTATCTGAACATCGTGCAACCATCGGTCGCCGGCTCCGAGAACCAATGA
- the ahr gene encoding NADPH-dependent aldehyde reductase Ahr, with product MTTIHAYAATKPGGPFELFDYDAGDVGPDDVEIQVESCGICHSDLSMLDNDWQITQFPFVGGHEVIGRVVALGSHTLGLAEGDSVGLGWTSRSCMHCDECLSGAQNLCRDARGTITHQHGGFADRVRCHWGWANKIPEGVDAASAGPLLCGGVTVFSPLVQHTLSPTARVGVVGIGGLGHMALQFCDAWGCDVTAISRGRSKEEEARKLGADHFVATEEDPKLQSQAGKFDLILNTTNAALPWDAYIAALAPGGVLHTVGAVAKVEASVSPMIMGQKSFSASPTGSIVTTRSMLDFAARHKIAPMTEVYSMSDINEAFEKLRNGSPRYRLVLTA from the coding sequence ATGACCACCATTCACGCTTATGCCGCGACCAAGCCCGGCGGACCCTTTGAGCTTTTTGATTATGACGCCGGGGACGTTGGGCCGGACGACGTCGAGATTCAAGTGGAGTCGTGCGGCATCTGTCACAGCGATCTTTCGATGCTCGACAACGATTGGCAGATCACTCAGTTCCCGTTTGTTGGTGGTCACGAAGTCATCGGTCGCGTTGTCGCTTTGGGATCGCATACGCTGGGCCTGGCCGAGGGCGATTCAGTCGGGCTGGGGTGGACCAGTCGCAGTTGCATGCACTGCGACGAATGCTTGTCGGGGGCTCAGAACCTTTGCCGCGATGCTCGAGGGACGATCACGCATCAACACGGCGGGTTCGCCGATCGCGTGCGTTGCCACTGGGGCTGGGCCAATAAGATTCCCGAAGGAGTCGACGCTGCATCGGCTGGTCCGTTGCTGTGTGGTGGCGTGACGGTGTTCAGTCCGCTTGTGCAACACACCCTGTCGCCGACGGCTCGAGTTGGCGTTGTCGGTATCGGCGGGCTGGGGCACATGGCGCTGCAGTTCTGCGATGCGTGGGGATGCGACGTCACGGCGATCTCGCGTGGCCGCAGCAAAGAGGAAGAGGCTCGGAAACTGGGAGCGGATCATTTCGTGGCGACCGAAGAGGATCCGAAGCTTCAATCGCAGGCGGGTAAGTTCGATCTGATCCTGAACACGACCAACGCTGCGTTGCCGTGGGACGCCTACATCGCCGCGCTCGCTCCGGGTGGAGTCCTTCACACGGTTGGTGCCGTAGCGAAAGTCGAAGCGTCGGTCTCTCCAATGATCATGGGGCAGAAGTCGTTTTCGGCGTCGCCGACCGGCAGCATCGTGACGACGCGTTCGATGTTGGACTTCGCCGCCCGACACAAGATCGCACCGATGACGGAAGTCTATTCGATGAGCGACATCAACGAAGCGTTTGAGAAACTCCGCAACGGATCGCCTCGGTATCGGCTGGTGCTGACTGCCTAG
- a CDS encoding AAA family ATPase, with protein sequence MQADSSGTNPDLIDALRSAEVYDDASGPPQEIQTHISFLFLTDAHVYKLKKSVDFGFLDYSTLAKRRAACQAEVELNRRLAADIYLGVVPVGRGTDGSWKIGDGVEPVEWLVKMRRLPDERCLTQMIQRDDWGDRDIAPIVAMLSGFYRGLPPVPMPNYAACYRQHVVDNGKELLDAKHRLPRALVRRVQAAQLQFMFLHGDALLQQRAADGHVVEGHGDLRAEHIYWTQTPVAIDCIEFSRELRLVDTADELSFFAMTCDDAGVPELGEAVLRRCCQALGDVPDPLLVAFYRCYRACVRAKVEALRSDQTAEASGSDSQPGAVRLIELADRYAQQLGNPPAVIVRGLSGTGKTTVAKALAERIGAVHLSTDALRKANSPDHDVNYDAQSRQQVYSAMFSEAVEHLQNRVPVVVDGTFLQADLLREAQQRLAAAGDKVVVATCVCPEEVAIDRIRQRQRRSDSLSDADETVYRQQVAQADRVSPSMAGIKVDTTADMPAILEEIRLGLV encoded by the coding sequence ATGCAGGCTGATTCATCAGGAACCAACCCCGATCTGATCGACGCGTTGCGGTCGGCGGAAGTTTACGACGACGCCAGCGGGCCGCCGCAGGAGATCCAGACGCACATCTCGTTTCTGTTTCTGACCGACGCTCACGTCTACAAACTGAAGAAGTCGGTCGACTTCGGGTTCTTGGATTATTCGACTCTCGCCAAGCGACGGGCGGCTTGCCAGGCGGAGGTCGAATTGAATCGCCGGTTGGCGGCCGATATCTATCTGGGCGTCGTGCCGGTCGGCCGCGGCACTGACGGAAGTTGGAAGATCGGCGACGGTGTCGAGCCTGTCGAATGGTTGGTCAAGATGCGGCGTTTGCCCGACGAGCGCTGTCTGACTCAGATGATTCAACGCGATGATTGGGGAGACCGAGACATCGCGCCGATCGTGGCGATGTTGAGCGGTTTTTATCGTGGCTTGCCGCCGGTGCCAATGCCAAACTATGCCGCCTGTTATCGCCAGCATGTTGTCGACAACGGCAAGGAACTGCTCGACGCAAAGCACCGCTTGCCGCGAGCGTTGGTTCGGCGAGTGCAAGCGGCTCAGTTGCAGTTCATGTTTCTGCATGGCGATGCTTTGCTGCAGCAGCGTGCCGCCGATGGCCACGTCGTGGAGGGGCATGGCGATCTGCGAGCCGAACACATCTATTGGACGCAGACGCCGGTCGCGATCGACTGTATCGAATTCAGCCGCGAACTGCGACTGGTCGACACCGCCGACGAGCTCAGCTTCTTTGCGATGACATGCGACGATGCGGGCGTTCCTGAGTTGGGGGAAGCGGTGCTGCGGCGCTGTTGCCAAGCGTTGGGAGATGTCCCCGATCCGCTGCTGGTGGCCTTCTATCGGTGCTACCGCGCTTGTGTGCGAGCAAAGGTGGAAGCGTTGCGATCCGATCAAACCGCGGAGGCGTCGGGATCCGATTCCCAGCCAGGAGCCGTGCGGTTGATCGAGCTGGCCGACCGATACGCCCAGCAATTGGGAAACCCGCCAGCCGTGATCGTTCGCGGGCTCAGCGGCACCGGAAAGACAACCGTTGCCAAGGCGCTTGCCGAGAGAATTGGAGCGGTCCATCTGTCGACCGATGCGTTGCGGAAGGCAAACTCGCCGGACCATGATGTGAACTACGACGCGCAGTCGCGCCAACAGGTCTACAGCGCGATGTTCTCCGAGGCGGTAGAGCATCTGCAAAACCGAGTTCCGGTCGTCGTCGACGGCACGTTTTTGCAAGCCGATCTGTTGCGAGAGGCCCAGCAGCGGTTGGCCGCAGCGGGTGACAAGGTCGTCGTCGCGACATGTGTCTGTCCCGAAGAGGTTGCGATCGACCGCATCCGCCAGCGGCAACGTCGCAGCGATTCGTTGTCCGATGCCGACGAAACGGTCTACCGTCAGCAGGTCGCCCAAGCGGATCGGGTCTCTCCCAGCATGGCTGGGATCAAGGTCGATACGACCGCCGACATGCCGGCGATCCTCGAAGAAATTCGCCTCGGTCTCGTGTAA
- a CDS encoding SDR family oxidoreductase — MNQIAVTAASGQLGAEIVRATVEVVGAENVVGLARTPSKAESLGVEIRPGDYESRSDLASSLQGVGTVLLVSGMDAPDKRIGQHRNVIQAAKEAGVRKIVYTSIQGAEQGTAFSPIVQSNRQTEADVRGSGLLWVIGRNGIYIEPDVDYIETYKQRGEIANCAGDALCGYTTRSELAFAYARMLTQSQHDGQTYNLHGEAITQQQLADYLNSAFGTDLKFREMSVAEYREERIAELGDFLGNVIAGIYEGIRNGAANNKSDFETAAGRAHQSWADYFGQLTDRNG, encoded by the coding sequence ATGAATCAAATTGCAGTAACGGCGGCCAGTGGTCAGCTGGGAGCGGAAATCGTTCGAGCGACGGTCGAGGTCGTCGGCGCGGAGAACGTTGTCGGGTTGGCGCGAACGCCCAGCAAAGCCGAGTCGCTTGGCGTCGAGATCCGCCCCGGCGATTACGAATCTCGCAGCGATTTGGCAAGCTCGCTGCAAGGCGTCGGCACGGTGCTGCTGGTTTCCGGGATGGACGCCCCCGACAAACGGATCGGTCAGCACCGCAACGTGATCCAGGCGGCCAAAGAAGCTGGCGTCCGCAAGATCGTTTACACCAGTATCCAGGGAGCGGAGCAGGGGACCGCCTTTTCGCCGATCGTGCAGAGCAATCGGCAGACGGAAGCAGACGTTCGCGGCAGCGGCCTTCTGTGGGTGATCGGCCGCAATGGAATCTACATCGAACCGGACGTCGATTACATCGAGACCTATAAACAGCGAGGCGAGATCGCCAACTGCGCCGGCGACGCCTTGTGCGGCTACACAACTCGCAGCGAATTGGCGTTCGCCTACGCACGGATGCTCACCCAGTCCCAGCACGACGGGCAAACGTACAACCTGCACGGCGAAGCGATCACGCAACAGCAGCTAGCGGACTATTTGAATTCCGCTTTCGGGACCGATCTGAAGTTCCGCGAGATGTCGGTTGCGGAGTATCGCGAAGAACGAATCGCAGAACTCGGTGACTTCCTGGGCAACGTGATTGCTGGGATCTACGAGGGGATCCGAAACGGAGCTGCCAACAACAAGAGCGACTTCGAAACAGCAGCTGGCCGCGCTCACCAGAGCTGGGCCGATTATTTCGGGCAACTTACAGATCGCAACGGGTAA
- a CDS encoding CHAT domain-containing protein, translated as MKHCKIWSLGFLSLLTIQTAVGQEDLAIVFRLGDKDVQLETLPRAEALDQNSGALTIWSQNGIDRWLIGSPDATAPLAAATRSFDIQMTRDSNPVAASADANPRSSLDQIVGQVVIRGEGFLTPAHGGRHLDGKLTLRRRPQQGEITFPEDSITIYQGNKPLLEVPLAAGVAKLSWAEIPDLPQQFADGLPPGTYSLRYADGKNNTSFTVEDEETAQWMLARSETLADLLGESSHPLVRVLTIGEMLSAIDEDGKPKPYLCDALDLTEQVSQEDWTQYLREWNDRILRQLKGEEPVSTVEQPTGIDTIDEARSLILQNRWQEATTMLQPLLQESEDRRAQGLANLYTATILSESAADTTAAASADEHFAKAIECLQEAPASDRFRAHNNYANFLLLRSQDRLYNYAFQAASGVSSPLLLSVGQWQQAREQYEQALQLAESLPPGQIAATQVNLARAYVLLADIVQTLCRDEAELSRVGHDRIVESARQSAAAAGENDPDAMTRGAAAEILAHLAFRDEDADTCRRHLQDALKAYTAIGYLPGIESGYRTLGMMSLRLGSSAAEQNPADTPLNSLMISQLLTEILRERFDSGRSGATRSGFFARRAYVNEQIVELLIQQGDAMEALRFAELGKARSLQDVLMSKNLDASAAIDDNGPELDELLEQWPDDVVGLEYFLGSENSWVFVIAAGEVQALPLVDGDGSPIASRQLIAEVTGFLQGMNFTAQQMLARYQSEGRFDSSWQDALADYYSILIPPSIQDQLTAAETVVIVPHHVLHYFPFAALVTEVDVHKADGFETVMPKFLIEQDLAITYAPSLESWALFRDRDRRVQKVHAIGIAEFEGAASLPGVEQDLKNLKEHFGDQMQTFVTGDQALESEVVKLLHQPGMLFAATHGMNHADAPMSSFLLCHADEVADGHLTASEVFANEVGADVVVMSACFSGLADRSPLPGDDLFGLQRAFLSSGANAVVSGQWDVYDATGPLLMNAFFAELNQGIPVASALAGAQRSFLRDRRSGGRKEVWIHPYFWAVYTAAGSDLVRFDAKPER; from the coding sequence ATGAAGCACTGCAAAATTTGGAGTTTGGGATTTCTATCCCTGCTGACGATCCAAACGGCGGTCGGGCAAGAGGATCTCGCGATCGTCTTTCGCTTGGGCGACAAGGATGTCCAGTTGGAGACGTTGCCGCGCGCGGAAGCGCTCGATCAAAACAGCGGGGCGCTGACGATCTGGAGCCAGAACGGGATCGATCGATGGTTGATCGGTTCCCCCGATGCAACCGCTCCATTGGCTGCGGCAACGCGATCATTCGACATCCAGATGACGCGGGATTCGAATCCTGTGGCAGCTTCCGCAGATGCCAACCCCAGATCTTCCTTGGACCAGATCGTGGGGCAGGTGGTGATTCGCGGGGAAGGATTTTTGACGCCCGCTCACGGAGGGCGGCACTTGGATGGAAAGCTGACTCTGCGTCGGCGGCCGCAACAAGGTGAGATCACTTTCCCCGAAGACTCCATCACAATCTACCAGGGGAACAAACCCTTGCTGGAAGTCCCGCTTGCCGCAGGCGTCGCGAAGTTGTCGTGGGCTGAAATTCCCGATCTACCGCAGCAGTTCGCCGACGGCCTGCCACCGGGCACCTATTCGTTGCGATACGCCGACGGCAAGAACAATACGTCGTTCACTGTCGAAGATGAGGAGACCGCCCAGTGGATGTTGGCGCGATCCGAGACGCTGGCCGACCTGCTGGGCGAATCATCACATCCGCTGGTTCGCGTTCTCACGATCGGCGAAATGCTGTCGGCGATCGACGAGGATGGAAAGCCCAAGCCTTATCTGTGCGATGCGTTGGATCTGACCGAACAAGTCTCCCAAGAGGATTGGACGCAGTACCTTCGAGAATGGAACGATAGGATTCTCCGCCAGTTAAAAGGAGAAGAGCCCGTGTCGACGGTCGAACAACCGACGGGGATCGATACGATCGACGAAGCCCGGTCCTTGATCTTGCAGAATCGTTGGCAAGAAGCGACAACGATGCTGCAACCCTTGCTCCAGGAGAGCGAGGACCGACGTGCGCAAGGTCTGGCGAATCTCTATACCGCGACGATCCTTTCGGAATCCGCGGCCGATACAACCGCTGCGGCATCGGCGGATGAACATTTCGCGAAAGCGATCGAATGCCTGCAAGAAGCACCCGCGTCCGACCGATTTCGCGCGCACAACAACTATGCCAACTTCCTACTGCTGCGTTCTCAAGACCGCCTGTACAACTACGCCTTCCAAGCTGCCTCGGGTGTCAGCAGCCCGCTGTTGCTGTCGGTCGGCCAGTGGCAACAGGCACGCGAACAATATGAGCAAGCTCTCCAACTTGCGGAGTCGCTGCCGCCGGGACAGATCGCGGCGACGCAAGTCAATCTCGCCCGGGCCTACGTTCTGTTAGCCGACATCGTCCAAACGTTGTGCCGCGATGAAGCCGAACTCAGCCGCGTCGGCCACGATCGGATCGTCGAATCGGCTCGGCAATCTGCCGCCGCCGCTGGCGAGAACGATCCCGACGCGATGACTCGAGGTGCCGCGGCGGAGATCCTCGCTCACTTAGCCTTTCGCGATGAAGACGCCGATACATGCCGTCGCCATCTGCAAGACGCTCTGAAAGCTTACACAGCGATTGGATATCTACCCGGAATCGAAAGCGGATACCGAACGCTCGGCATGATGAGCCTGCGTTTGGGTTCGTCGGCGGCGGAGCAGAACCCTGCCGATACGCCTCTGAACTCTTTGATGATCTCTCAATTGCTCACCGAAATTCTGCGAGAGCGGTTCGACAGTGGGCGGAGTGGAGCGACGCGGTCAGGGTTCTTTGCACGACGAGCCTATGTGAATGAACAGATCGTCGAACTGCTGATCCAACAGGGCGATGCGATGGAAGCCCTGCGGTTTGCTGAACTGGGCAAAGCGCGATCGCTGCAGGACGTACTGATGTCAAAGAACCTCGACGCGTCCGCGGCGATCGACGACAACGGTCCGGAACTCGACGAGCTACTGGAGCAGTGGCCCGATGATGTGGTGGGGCTGGAGTATTTTCTGGGGAGCGAAAACAGCTGGGTCTTTGTGATTGCCGCGGGAGAAGTTCAAGCCTTGCCGCTGGTCGACGGCGACGGCAGTCCGATCGCTTCCAGGCAACTGATCGCCGAGGTCACTGGATTTCTGCAGGGGATGAATTTCACGGCTCAGCAAATGTTGGCTCGATACCAATCCGAGGGCCGCTTCGACAGCAGCTGGCAAGACGCATTGGCCGACTACTATTCGATCTTGATACCGCCGTCGATTCAAGATCAGCTGACTGCCGCCGAGACCGTTGTAATCGTCCCGCATCACGTGTTGCACTACTTTCCATTTGCAGCTTTGGTCACCGAAGTCGATGTTCACAAGGCGGATGGATTCGAGACGGTGATGCCAAAGTTTTTGATCGAACAAGATCTCGCGATCACCTACGCCCCGTCGTTGGAATCGTGGGCATTGTTCCGCGATCGCGATCGACGGGTTCAGAAGGTTCATGCAATCGGGATCGCGGAATTCGAGGGCGCGGCCTCGCTGCCTGGAGTGGAACAGGATCTGAAAAATCTGAAGGAACACTTCGGCGACCAAATGCAAACTTTCGTAACGGGTGATCAGGCTTTGGAATCCGAAGTTGTGAAGCTGCTGCATCAACCGGGGATGCTCTTTGCGGCGACGCACGGAATGAATCATGCCGATGCGCCGATGTCGAGCTTCTTGTTGTGCCATGCCGATGAGGTCGCCGACGGGCACCTGACGGCATCCGAAGTGTTCGCCAACGAAGTGGGAGCGGACGTGGTGGTGATGAGCGCCTGTTTTTCAGGGTTGGCGGATCGGTCGCCGCTGCCCGGCGATGACCTGTTTGGTTTGCAACGCGCCTTCTTGTCCTCGGGTGCCAATGCCGTTGTCTCCGGCCAATGGGATGTCTATGACGCAACGGGCCCGCTGCTGATGAACGCGTTCTTCGCCGAACTGAATCAAGGGATTCCGGTCGCGTCGGCACTGGCTGGAGCTCAGCGATCGTTTCTTCGCGATCGTCGCAGCGGCGGCCGAAAAGAGGTCTGGATCCACCCCTATTTCTGGGCCGTCTATACAGCCGCGGGAAGCGACTTAGTCCGCTTCGACGCCAAACCAGAACGCTAG
- a CDS encoding CsbD family protein codes for MATKQQISGEWNSIQGAVKEKYGQITDDELREVEGEKEQLIGLIQQKVGAARAEVESFVNKIYQECGESCSHLSDRAANYAEATGQRLREGYDQSTRAVARRPMESIVTAFGVGVLAGVAIGYSLAADRYREPTWRDRLMNR; via the coding sequence ATGGCAACAAAACAACAGATCAGTGGAGAGTGGAATTCGATTCAAGGAGCCGTCAAAGAGAAGTACGGCCAGATCACCGACGATGAACTTCGCGAAGTCGAAGGGGAGAAGGAGCAGTTGATCGGCCTGATTCAACAGAAGGTTGGCGCGGCGCGAGCGGAGGTCGAGTCGTTTGTGAACAAGATCTATCAGGAGTGCGGCGAAAGTTGTTCGCATCTGTCGGATCGTGCGGCCAACTATGCCGAAGCGACGGGCCAGCGGCTCCGCGAAGGCTACGACCAATCGACGCGAGCTGTCGCCCGGCGTCCGATGGAATCGATCGTGACCGCATTTGGTGTCGGGGTGCTGGCTGGCGTCGCGATCGGATATTCGCTGGCCGCCGACCGCTACCGCGAACCGACCTGGCGCGACCGCTTGATGAACCGCTAA
- a CDS encoding AI-2E family transporter yields MPNAKTTLFALLLLALVLATAGLLVPTLNVCLLILAGLLFGVFVHAISAWSANKFSLAYRTTYLMIVGLLLLAIGLGIFQLGSQVADRADELWNQLQSAAQTANEQLEQHAWAQKHLPDVSDIEEQLTQSSSDIVPAVLQRLQSLGWGMTAAMVIFFVGLYAAYDPDLYRDGLVKLMPPAKRERTQKVLDRMNGSLQRWIVARFVSMAIVGIATAIGMWTFGIAMPITLGVLAALLTFIPNIGPLLAAVPQMLLAVNVGPQMVLYVLMFNVVLQTFESYLITPIVQQREVSLPPVLTIAAQLLMGVVVGILGVMMAAPMVVVVMVLVQTLYIDDRQQDDDSPSSAEQ; encoded by the coding sequence ATGCCCAACGCTAAAACCACTCTGTTTGCTCTACTGTTGCTCGCTCTCGTTTTAGCGACCGCCGGCCTATTGGTCCCAACGCTAAACGTCTGCCTGTTGATTCTGGCGGGGCTGCTGTTTGGCGTCTTCGTGCATGCGATCAGCGCCTGGTCGGCGAACAAGTTCTCGCTCGCCTACCGCACTACCTACCTAATGATCGTCGGCCTGTTGCTGCTCGCGATCGGATTGGGGATCTTCCAGTTGGGATCGCAGGTGGCCGATCGGGCCGATGAACTGTGGAATCAATTGCAATCGGCCGCGCAAACGGCAAACGAGCAATTGGAGCAACACGCCTGGGCGCAGAAGCATCTGCCCGATGTATCGGATATCGAAGAGCAACTGACGCAGTCGAGCAGCGACATCGTCCCAGCGGTGCTTCAGCGGTTGCAATCGTTGGGCTGGGGCATGACAGCGGCGATGGTGATCTTCTTTGTCGGGTTGTACGCCGCCTACGATCCCGATCTGTACCGCGACGGCCTGGTGAAACTGATGCCGCCGGCGAAACGGGAGCGCACGCAGAAGGTCCTGGATCGGATGAACGGTTCGCTGCAACGCTGGATCGTCGCCCGATTTGTCTCGATGGCGATCGTGGGGATCGCCACGGCGATCGGAATGTGGACCTTTGGAATCGCGATGCCGATCACACTCGGCGTACTCGCAGCACTGCTGACTTTCATTCCCAACATCGGTCCCCTGTTGGCCGCCGTTCCGCAGATGCTGTTGGCGGTCAACGTCGGCCCGCAGATGGTGCTGTATGTGCTGATGTTTAACGTGGTGTTGCAAACCTTCGAGAGCTACTTGATCACGCCGATCGTTCAACAGCGGGAGGTCTCGTTGCCGCCGGTCCTAACGATAGCGGCTCAGTTGCTGATGGGCGTTGTCGTCGGGATCCTCGGCGTGATGATGGCAGCCCCGATGGTTGTCGTTGTGATGGTACTCGTGCAAACGCTGTACATCGACGATCGGCAGCAAGACGATGACTCGCCCTCCTCTGCGGAACAATAG